The stretch of DNA TTACCCACTGAATTGTTCTGCCATTAGCAGTGTTAGCGCCGGATTTTTTCCCGGGCGGCTTCCAGGATGCCCCGCTCGCGCTCAGTCAGGCTTTGAATGCCATGGGCGGAGATTTTATCGAGAATCGGATCGACTTCTTTGCTCAGAAATTCGTCGCGCGGCAATTCTTCTTCGGTTTTGCTGCGGCTCCAGCGCCCGCTGGAACTCGACCCAACCTTCACCAGCCGGCGCGGGGTTTGTGTTCCCACGCGCCGCAGGCGTGGCCAGTGGAAATTCCAATGCATGGCGTAGCGAACAAACGCGAGGCCGGTCAGCATGCCGCCCAGGTGGGCTGCGTCCGCAATATGCACCCCGGTGGTGCTGTTTTCCGGGCTCAGCAGCCCAATGACCACCAGCACCCCGCAGAGCACCAGGAGGTACTTTGCTCGAATCGGAATAATGAAGAACAGCAAAATGACACGGTCGGGAAAAAGCAGGGCGAAGGCG from Verrucomicrobiia bacterium encodes:
- a CDS encoding rhomboid family intramembrane serine protease → MRQSPFDARRSITVLLLMVNVAVFVLQLALQQFTSFPVNDYFALSLDGLKHGYVWQLITYEFMHVGVLHLLFNCWAIYVFGQEVEEALGRKAFVALYFSSGIIGGLVQTLAGLFLGRWFAAPVLGASAAAFGLVAAFALLFPDRVILLFFIIPIRAKYLLVLCGVLVVIGLLSPENSTTGVHIADAAHLGGMLTGLAFVRYAMHWNFHWPRLRRVGTQTPRRLVKVGSSSSGRWSRSKTEEELPRDEFLSKEVDPILDKISAHGIQSLTERERGILEAAREKIRR